ataaataaaactaagtaaacctaaaattaattgtaatCCACAAGCGGATCGTAAGTTAATATTCCTTCCTAAGaacaatgaaaataaactaACAAAAACTATCCTAAAACTAAGGTGACTCTTTATACAAAGTTTTTAAGGCAATATCGTGAGTTGAGGTGAAAAGATCACATTGCCCTCagtaaaaagaaaacatgaaagcaAAGTGCATAATTAAGTGAAAGATATAATacaacattaaatatatatattacatttttcaaaaaattatattattttccgaaaaatattttcagttAATCAAACACcctaaatttgattgaattctACACTTCTAACGATAGTTAAACTGATGCTATTGTCATTGCAACAGATATTGATTTTCCCCTAATTTCTTAGCAACATTCTCACTTACTACACAacaatattgaaaatagacaCTAAAACTCATTCTAGTTTCAAGAATCTTTTATCACTGTACAAACAAACTGATTAACATTTGCAAGTGATGATCTTTACACAATTTGTGAAACATTTCAGAGCAAGATTGATCTATTAGAGTGTACGATGAAATCCGTAAATAAGGTGGCAGTGAATATATCTGCAGAAAAGCCTTTACCGACCATTTCTGTAAGAAGTTGTGTTGCCTTTGAGGTAGAGTTGTTTCGAAGGAACCCCCGGATCATTACATTATAACAACAGCTATCAGGCGAACAATCATTATCTCCCATGCTCCCAAACAACCTGTATGCTTCATCTGGCAATCCATCTTTACATAGCCCATTAATCATTATACAATATGTGTAAACATTCAGTTTTAAACCATTGTCTGAGAGTTGATGAAATAATTCTTTTGCAACCGTGATATGCCCAACTTTGCACAACCCATCAATTAGGATAGTATATGGGACAATATCAAGTTCCAACCCACTGTTCCGCATTGCTTCAAAAAGTTTCAATGCCTCTTCGATATGACCTGTTTTGCATAAACCATTTAGCAAAATCAAACAGGTCACTATATCTGGAATTTGTCCAGAAGCAAGCATCTTTCTAAACAGTTTACAGGCAGTTGAAACTCTCCCTAACTGAAACATAATCTGCAAGAGAGTGTTGTATTTGACAGTATCCAGGATTGGTCCCTTTCGAGATATTTCATGAAAGAGTTCCATTGCTTCGTCTAACCTTTTACCATTGCAATATCCATTGATCATGGTGCTGTAAGTAACTATTTCAGGTGCACAACCCTTCTCAATCATCAACTGTAAAACTCTTCTAGCTTTATCCATTTTATTTTGCAAGCAATGACCGttgattaatatattataagtaACAACATTAGGCTCAATGCCTCGCTTTATCATTGCGGCAACAATATCCTCAGCTTTAGAAACCATCCCTTCTTTGCAATGTGCATCAACCAATGTATTACACGTGACAATATTGGGCTTAATGTCTTGCTTTCTCATTATGCCAATAGTTTCTACAGCTTTAGAAATCAACCCCTCCTTACAAAGTGCATCGATCAATACATTATATGCTGAAATATTGTTATCCACCATTTCATTCAAAAGCCTTGTAGCCTCCTCCTGCTGGCCCGAATTACACATACCATGAATTAAACAACTATAAGTAATGATATTTGGTCTAATGCCCTTAACCTTCACTTCGGAGAAGAGATCGAGAGCCTCCTTCAACAACCCTTTCTTACAAAGACAGTCAAGGATAGTATTATATGCTACAATATTAGGTTCAGAACCTCTGCTTTCCATCGGCCTTAGAAACCTAACAGCTCTATCAGTATTGCCGGTCTTACACAACCCCTTTAGTATTGTACTGTAAGCAATCAAATGAGGTTGATACCctctttcaatcatttcatcgAATATACTAACAGCCTCAAAAATCTTATTTTGATTACGAAGTCCATTAAGTAAAGTTGAAAAAGTTACAACATCAGGTTCAACACCTAACTTCAACATTTTCCCCAAAAcagaaaacccaaaatcaattcGACCTAATTTACAACAGCAATTAATCAAGATATTCAAAGAATAAGCATTGTGGGAAACTCCCAATAATTCCATCTGGCTACACATAGAAACAACAATGCCATAATATTTCATTCCAACAATGGGTGctaataataatttagtgaatTCCATAATTGAAGGCTTTGGGTACTTTTCAATCATCTTATTGAACAAAATCAAAGCATGATCAACATTATCGAAGCGGTGGCCTCTTTTTCCCTTTCGTCTAACAGGCATGGATATGGGATTCTTACTTAGGGCTTCGATGGAGGTAGCAATGGtgttagaagaagaagaagaaaaagagtggAAACTAGAAAGATGGCTTCCAGCATTACCAAGTGAACGAAGAATAAAAGAAGGAAGCTTACCCATATCTTGAAACTAAGCAGTATGGGAGGTTGAAAATGGGAGCAGAAATGGCGGCGGCAGTAGCAGAAGTGTAAATTTGGGGTTGCGAAGTGGTGTTTAGGGAAAGGATTGGGAgcttaatttgggttaattttcCATTAAACCCATCCatgtttaggtttttttattttggttaataaattaatcagtttttcttttataatttagcctCTCTatctaatttaatcatttttaatagtaacctctttattactttaaatatttattagttaattaatgtgaaattaaaaattccTAAGGATGagattgaaaattattttttaattcacaTAGCAGGAAAATAActatattaacttttttttatatttgaacgTTTAAACTTTCgtattctatttttcaaaattgtaaattctcaaattatgtaaattagtcctaaaactcaagatttgaaatctttacaatttaacctCTATAGTTTCAAACTTAACAATTCCATGCTCAACTTtccaaatttatatatttcataatcatataatttaattactacaTCAATGTTTCATATTTCACTACTCAAACCCTTAGAAttgagaatttaaaaatttacaatttagtccttacttcaatttttatcaaattaaatcatttttaatttactcatcCAAAtactattcaaaataaatatttaccacTTTCAACTTAATTAGACATCCCTAATGTACGAAATTaacaattaagcttaattaagtaaattaagattaattaaaactaaaacatgattaattaaaatataaataagttttatgaaataaactcaactaaacaataaaagataataaaatctcaaatgtatatttgtttcattgaaaataatttatatgaaatattttcaagaaatctaccaaacaatgaaaaatattttacagatttaTCCAAACACCGAAAGATATTaacttttcaagaaaaataaatcatttttcagAAATAATTTTCAGTTAAACAAAGAGAGCCTAAGGCTTAAATGCTAAAAATGTAAGGCATATTAACATAAGTTTAAATCTTGAAgacaatattttgaaaaaaaatcatgaaaaacactaaaaaacataattatactTTTTCAGATCAAAtcatctataatatatatatatatatatatatatatatatgtaagtacaTGATTACTATAGATATTAGGCCTTGAAATTGTGACAGTTGACTCTTTGCAGGTGTGGTTGGGATGTGggaggaaaaaaataagaaaagagagagaaagggaatgaaaaaagagataaaaaaaaaaggagggagaattaaaaaataaaataaaatattgtgttttttaatttaaagtacattatatatttattattataaaatttaagaatatttacagctaataaattgtttgatataaATTTCCATATCCATAACTATATCTTGaatcaaactaaaattatactaaaataaaatctaaagaTAACTCACAGAGTTTACATAAAGCGAGACTCGAACTTGGAACCTAAGAGTTTCGAGGATTTTAATCTTAACATTAATAGTCCATTTGGATAGGTATTGAGATTAGCTCCAGtgagattaaaaataatggtgATATAAAGTTAGTTACTGTTGCTATGAGATTGAATATTGTAGCAGTGAATTTAAAACAAGTGATGAGATATATGTTAGGATTCAAACGCAACTACAGTTGTGAggtgaaaatgagaaatgatctTTATGGACATTACGgtgtgtaattaaattaataaaatttcatttttatcaatataatatatagtagaatcatatttattttaagtaataattaacaattttccatattatatttatatcaataaaataaaaacaaataatttaaaaattttgaaaggtagTACATGagaatatttgtatatatatttgaatgataattacaaaattacaatattaaatatattttattttatttttactcgattaaaacattaatatatattatttacttatgatcttataatatttgaacaaaattatttattaaattagtatacaataataaaattaattaaaataatattgtaaaagtaaaattcaatACGAGTAGAAGTGGAAAAAAGTGTCGGGGTAAAAggcaatttttttttcaggAGATATTAGTTAATACAATGGTGAAATTGTTTTTAACTTCTATCAAAATTCAAAGTTAATTCCACCTCCCCTCCTCCGAATTTTTTTGACTTCGCCCCTGCACAATgtaattactaacaaattattattttaattatttatttattatgaattagttcatattatttaaaagcataagagaaatcatatattataattacatttccatttaattttttaagtttttttaatttatcataatatatttttgttgtatTTCAGTTGATCTCatatagtttataaaaatatttgagtgCAATActaattttcttaaatatttgttgtatatgaatttatttcaagttttgtataatttaataaaattatttcaatttaattctaatatttaaataaaattattaataaaatttaaaataattttgtttataataattttaaaccgGACATAGCTAGGTAGAAAATTCTagtcaatataattttaatattttaatatttaataatatcttttaaaagagaataaattatAATAGGATCATcctaaaatatttgttttaggcACCAAGgaaaatacatcaaaattttattatccaagaaatcaataaaacaatattattcaCACATCTCTATACAAtccctttttctatttttattgtattttctatatatgatttattaatattatgaatatactataaagtaaaaaataatcactaaattattcttTTGTCCCTTTTGTCATTCAACTGTTaatgtttccaatttaatctttaaacttttaaaattaaatattttgtaatttttttctcatttatcGTTTCTTTTCATTACTTTTCTCTTAGCCTTAGGTTTACTTTAGCAATACTTttcaaaaaacttttgaaaaaaaaacactttttggGGAGAAGTTACgattttcaactttaaaaaagtACTTTGggaccaattttttattttggagaaGTACTTTTTCTCACAAAAAGCACATTGTTTAAGAATGTAATtgtctcaaaagtactttttatCTCAAAAGTGCTTCTTAGAAGTAATATTAAGGttgtgttctttattgcttTTCAGATAAGCTTTtgcatgtaaaaatatttttccctgAAAAGCAATAAAAGAACAAACATCATTCcagaaaaattttcaacttaaaaaaaacactttttggCTGATggagaagttaaaatttttaacttctcCATCTGCCAAAAGTGCTTTTAGCTTCTATTTACAGTTTTAACATTTATcttctcccaaaatttttagtatttatatttggtatataaatattatcccaatttgttaggtttatattttctatgttatgttaatatataatatgagttatatattcaactacattttaaaataaaataatacaaatgtgttaaaagcattaattaaaaataaaaataattttaaaataatacaattgtgtcaatatctaattacaaatatttaattattatatttaaatatagtttatatattctaattaaatttaataaataattaatatt
This sequence is a window from Gossypium raimondii isolate GPD5lz chromosome 5, ASM2569854v1, whole genome shotgun sequence. Protein-coding genes within it:
- the LOC128032014 gene encoding pentatricopeptide repeat-containing protein At1g63330-like, producing MGKLPSFILRSLGNAGSHLSSFHSFSSSSSNTIATSIEALSKNPISMPVRRKGKRGHRFDNVDHALILFNKMIEKYPKPSIMEFTKLLLAPIVGMKYYGIVVSMCSQMELLGVSHNAYSLNILINCCCKLGRIDFGFSVLGKMLKLGVEPDVVTFSTLLNGLRNQNKIFEAVSIFDEMIERGYQPHLIAYSTILKGLCKTGNTDRAVRFLRPMESRGSEPNIVAYNTILDCLCKKGLLKEALDLFSEVKVKGIRPNIITYSCLIHGMCNSGQQEEATRLLNEMVDNNISAYNVLIDALCKEGLISKAVETIGIMRKQDIKPNIVTCNTLVDAHCKEGMVSKAEDIVAAMIKRGIEPNVVTYNILINGHCLQNKMDKARRVLQLMIEKGCAPEIVTYSTMINGYCNGKRLDEAMELFHEISRKGPILDTVKYNTLLQIMFQLGRVSTACKLFRKMLASGQIPDIVTCLILLNGLCKTGHIEEALKLFEAMRNSGLELDIVPYTILIDGLCKVGHITVAKELFHQLSDNGLKLNVYTYCIMINGLCKDGLPDEAYRLFGSMGDNDCSPDSCCYNVMIRGFLRNNSTSKATQLLTEMVGKGFSADIFTATLFTDFIVHSNRSILL